One part of the Desulfurobacteriaceae bacterium genome encodes these proteins:
- the pseC gene encoding UDP-4-amino-4,6-dideoxy-N-acetyl-beta-L-altrosamine transaminase translates to MIPYGKHWIDEEDIQAVVEVLKSDFITQGPKIREFEEKLAVICGAKYAVVFNSGTSALHAAYFSLGLKEGDEFITSPLTFVATANAGLFLGAKPVFCDVEEDTGNIASEFLEDKVTEKTKLISVVHYAGHPCDMEKVKKIADKYGLAVVEDACHALGAKYKGTKIGSCKYSDVTVFSFHPVKHITTGEGGAVLTNREDVYEKLLMFRNHGITKDSRLFTTIPDGEWYYEMQFLGFNYRMTDIQASLGISQLRKLDKFVKRRREIAEIYSRAFKNNPYFETPVEKEYAYHSYHLYPIRLKDKRKREDIFRLLKEKELGVQVHYIPVYLHPYYQRLGYRKGKCPLAEEFYSREISLPIYPKMTEKEVHHVINVVNETFRKF, encoded by the coding sequence GTGATTCCCTACGGCAAACACTGGATAGATGAAGAAGATATACAAGCTGTTGTTGAAGTCTTAAAATCGGACTTTATAACCCAAGGACCCAAAATTAGGGAGTTTGAAGAAAAACTTGCCGTCATTTGTGGGGCAAAGTATGCAGTCGTATTTAACTCGGGAACTTCTGCCCTTCATGCAGCCTACTTTTCCCTCGGTTTAAAGGAAGGAGATGAATTTATAACTTCACCGCTTACTTTTGTAGCTACTGCAAATGCTGGCTTGTTTCTTGGGGCAAAGCCTGTGTTTTGCGATGTAGAAGAAGACACAGGAAACATAGCTTCAGAATTTTTAGAAGACAAAGTTACCGAAAAAACCAAACTTATATCTGTCGTTCACTATGCCGGACACCCTTGCGATATGGAAAAGGTGAAAAAAATAGCCGACAAGTACGGACTTGCTGTAGTTGAGGATGCTTGCCATGCTTTAGGAGCAAAGTATAAAGGCACAAAAATAGGAAGTTGTAAATACTCAGATGTTACAGTCTTCAGTTTTCATCCCGTTAAACACATAACAACGGGTGAAGGAGGAGCTGTTTTAACGAATAGAGAAGATGTATACGAAAAGCTTCTTATGTTTAGAAATCACGGAATAACAAAAGATAGCAGGCTTTTTACAACTATTCCTGACGGTGAATGGTATTACGAGATGCAGTTTTTGGGATTTAACTACCGCATGACCGATATTCAGGCATCTCTTGGAATTTCTCAGCTGAGAAAACTTGATAAGTTTGTAAAGAGAAGGAGAGAAATAGCTGAAATTTATAGTAGAGCATTTAAGAACAATCCTTACTTTGAAACTCCTGTAGAGAAAGAATATGCTTATCATTCCTACCATCTATATCCTATAAGATTAAAAGATAAAAGGAAGAGGGAGGATATATTTAGACTCTTGAAAGAAAAGGAATTGGGAGTTCAAGTACATTACATACCGGTCTACCTTCACCCTTATTATCAAAGACTTGGATACAGGAAAGGAAAGTGTCCGTTGGCAGAGGAGTTTTACAGTAGAGAAATAAGTCTACCAATTTACCCTAAGATGACAGAGAAAGAAGTACATCATGTTATAAATGTTGTAAACGAAACATTTAGAAAGTTCTGA
- the flgC gene encoding flagellar basal body rod protein FlgC produces the protein MSLLKTISVAVSGMVAQRLRIGVIASNLANVDSTSTPEGGYYKRRDVHFKAVLLDAQNQVYGVIVDEVVKDKSPPIIKYEPGNPDANKDGYVKYPNIDPAEEMTNLIEASRMYQANVNVANNAKNLINITLDILKT, from the coding sequence ATGAGTCTGCTTAAAACTATAAGCGTTGCCGTTTCTGGCATGGTAGCTCAAAGACTCAGAATAGGAGTAATAGCAAGCAACTTAGCCAACGTGGACTCTACTTCTACTCCTGAAGGGGGCTACTACAAAAGGAGAGATGTCCATTTTAAGGCTGTCCTTTTAGATGCACAAAATCAAGTATACGGTGTCATAGTAGATGAAGTTGTTAAAGACAAAAGCCCCCCAATTATAAAGTATGAGCCCGGAAATCCAGATGCTAACAAAGATGGCTATGTGAAATATCCAAACATAGACCCGGCAGAAGAGATGACAAACTTAATAGAAGCCAGTAGAATGTATCAGGCCAACGTTAATGTTGCAAATAACGCTAAAAACCTAATTAATATTACCCTGGACATACTTAAAACTTAA
- a CDS encoding HD-GYP domain-containing protein yields MVKQLNAKENLLRRAFEESYRIKKENPWFKSLSLLLKALSIRDTYTEGHSNRVALYSLLIAQALGITGEELSRIYIGAFLHDIGKIGIPDAILLKPTALTPVERELVKKHPILGFELLKEKKRKIPRILDIILKHHERIDGKGYPYGMNYREIPVYVNIVSIADVFDAITTERPYRGALSLEAALNIIENDKGKAFYPEVTDVATKILETVGVLDIGKDSSLTEDLEKFRKEAFFRDLITGLPVFSRWKEILFFLPKKSLYYTAFDVKGLLFVNLTRGWEEGDRVLSEIGSEIRKRKIGNFCRLSGGTFLGILHDKKVPLFHEMLLTLSSRLKVTIDSAILNSSEVKYTSVEELVAILVKRLKEKKSLKTKGGIEKLLRKSRS; encoded by the coding sequence ATGGTTAAACAGCTAAATGCAAAAGAAAACTTACTAAGAAGAGCTTTTGAAGAGAGCTACAGGATTAAGAAAGAAAACCCTTGGTTCAAATCACTTTCTCTTCTTCTTAAAGCTCTTTCTATCAGAGATACCTATACAGAGGGACATTCTAATAGAGTGGCCTTATACTCTCTACTCATAGCTCAAGCACTTGGAATTACAGGAGAAGAGCTTAGCAGAATTTATATAGGCGCATTCTTGCATGACATAGGCAAAATAGGTATACCCGATGCTATTTTGTTAAAACCGACAGCACTAACACCTGTAGAAAGAGAGCTGGTTAAAAAGCATCCTATCTTAGGATTTGAACTCTTAAAAGAAAAAAAAAGAAAAATTCCGCGCATTCTAGACATTATTCTTAAACACCACGAAAGGATAGACGGAAAAGGTTACCCTTACGGAATGAACTACAGAGAAATTCCCGTTTACGTTAACATTGTAAGCATTGCCGATGTCTTTGACGCCATCACCACAGAGAGACCCTACAGAGGAGCGCTTTCTTTAGAAGCTGCTCTGAATATCATAGAAAACGACAAGGGTAAAGCATTCTATCCGGAAGTTACTGATGTCGCTACAAAAATTCTAGAAACCGTAGGGGTCTTGGACATTGGAAAAGATTCTTCACTTACAGAAGACCTAGAAAAGTTTAGAAAAGAAGCATTCTTTCGGGACCTTATTACTGGACTTCCGGTTTTTTCCCGCTGGAAAGAAATACTATTTTTCCTTCCCAAAAAGAGCTTATATTACACAGCCTTTGACGTAAAAGGACTTCTTTTTGTTAACCTTACGAGAGGTTGGGAAGAAGGAGACAGAGTCCTCAGCGAAATAGGTAGCGAAATAAGGAAAAGAAAAATAGGCAACTTCTGTAGACTATCGGGAGGTACTTTTTTGGGAATTCTCCACGATAAAAAAGTTCCCTTATTCCATGAAATGCTTCTTACTCTTAGTAGCAGGCTAAAAGTTACAATTGACAGTGCTATTCTAAACTCATCTGAGGTAAAATATACTTCTGTTGAAGAACTGGTTGCTATCCTCGTGAAAAGGCTTAAGGAGAAAAAAAGCCTTAAAACGAAAGGAGGAATTGAAAAGCTATTAAGGAAAAGTAGGTCATGA
- the fliF gene encoding flagellar basal-body MS-ring/collar protein FliF has protein sequence MDVKGVREKLSTLDKEKVRSFFERHKHIVLGGIASFFVFVALLFYVFFPGTSKENFAPLFTNLNPSAVEEVVKELSKEGISFKVSSDGKSVYVPKEFVYSTRILLASKGIPSSGRIDFGLFKEPKFGMSKYQMKILYQQAIANEIAKSIESLAPVKSAKVIVSFPEDTAFLSDEEPRASVVLELYPGEKLTEEQVRGIINLLVKSIRNLKPENVSIVDQFGNDLAEEVLKTSSSDEVEEKFRIKKKIEREIETKILALLAKVYGTSRVSVKANIDLDFTQEEVEEHFYDPDKSAIVSEKREKEIAMSSPPLGGIPGTTSNLPPPVGRDFEVIGELGSKKGKVEKKKSIVNYNTGEIRRKKILNSPVIKRLTISVLVSGKYIEKDGKLEYLPITEEELQEIERAVKTAVGYNPKRGDVVTVASLPFESVAEKVEINLSKQIALPAPVKSLSKRFGIPKWAIIAAFGAFIILLIVLIVALFILKRRKERALATKSIEELLTTGVPEKPVQSAEEGIETFLEKVDLEKAPLTLSELAKLVPGLKIEELKYEPESVKVDKALQAILKHIESKIKEDPKRAAEIIRRWLNS, from the coding sequence ATGGACGTAAAAGGTGTTAGGGAAAAACTGAGCACCTTAGATAAGGAAAAAGTACGCTCTTTTTTTGAAAGGCATAAGCACATAGTCTTAGGCGGAATCGCTAGTTTTTTTGTTTTCGTGGCTCTTCTTTTCTATGTTTTTTTCCCCGGTACAAGCAAAGAAAATTTTGCTCCGCTTTTTACAAACCTAAACCCTTCCGCAGTAGAGGAGGTTGTCAAAGAACTCTCAAAGGAAGGAATAAGCTTTAAGGTATCTTCAGACGGGAAATCAGTTTACGTTCCCAAAGAATTTGTTTACTCTACACGAATCTTACTTGCATCTAAGGGAATTCCTTCAAGCGGCAGAATTGATTTCGGGCTCTTTAAAGAGCCTAAGTTTGGAATGAGCAAATATCAAATGAAGATTCTGTATCAACAAGCTATAGCAAATGAAATTGCTAAAAGTATAGAGAGTTTAGCTCCGGTAAAATCTGCAAAGGTGATAGTTTCTTTTCCTGAAGACACAGCCTTTCTTTCAGATGAAGAACCGAGAGCTTCTGTTGTTCTGGAACTTTATCCCGGGGAGAAGCTAACTGAAGAACAGGTAAGGGGAATAATCAATCTTTTGGTTAAGTCTATAAGGAACTTAAAACCCGAAAACGTATCCATTGTAGATCAGTTCGGAAACGACCTTGCAGAAGAAGTTCTCAAAACGTCTTCTTCCGATGAGGTAGAAGAAAAGTTCAGGATAAAGAAGAAGATTGAAAGGGAAATAGAAACAAAAATTCTGGCGCTCCTTGCAAAGGTTTACGGTACTTCTCGGGTTTCTGTTAAAGCCAACATTGACCTTGATTTTACTCAAGAAGAGGTTGAAGAACATTTCTACGATCCGGACAAAAGTGCCATTGTGAGTGAAAAAAGAGAAAAAGAAATTGCAATGTCCTCTCCTCCGTTAGGAGGAATTCCGGGGACGACCTCTAATCTTCCTCCTCCTGTTGGAAGGGATTTTGAAGTAATTGGAGAGCTGGGAAGTAAAAAGGGAAAAGTAGAGAAAAAGAAATCTATCGTAAACTACAATACGGGAGAAATAAGAAGGAAGAAAATCCTTAACTCTCCAGTAATAAAACGGCTCACCATATCTGTACTAGTAAGCGGTAAGTACATTGAAAAAGATGGTAAGCTTGAATACTTACCAATAACAGAAGAAGAGCTCCAAGAAATAGAAAGAGCCGTAAAAACCGCCGTCGGATATAATCCGAAAAGAGGAGACGTTGTAACAGTTGCTTCTTTACCATTTGAAAGCGTAGCGGAAAAGGTGGAAATCAACCTTTCTAAGCAAATTGCCCTACCAGCTCCTGTTAAAAGCCTCTCTAAAAGGTTTGGAATTCCGAAATGGGCAATTATCGCCGCTTTTGGAGCCTTTATAATCCTCTTAATCGTTCTTATAGTTGCACTCTTTATTTTAAAAAGAAGAAAAGAAAGAGCCCTCGCTACGAAATCCATAGAAGAACTCTTAACTACCGGGGTTCCCGAAAAACCAGTACAATCAGCTGAAGAAGGTATAGAAACTTTCTTAGAGAAAGTAGATCTTGAAAAAGCTCCACTTACTTTATCAGAGCTTGCTAAACTCGTTCCAGGGCTTAAAATAGAAGAGTTAAAGTATGAACCTGAAAGTGTTAAAGTAGACAAAGCTTTACAGGCCATATTAAAACATATAGAATCCAAAATTAAGGAAGACCCCAAGAGAGCGGCCGAGATTATTAGGAGATGGTTAAACAGCTAA
- a CDS encoding FliM/FliN family flagellar motor switch protein: MERKNSGNGKFLNGNTLREVLSDEELLALLDEVPAVKRKEEKGRAPSTKEDITVSEGETSNISKGLDKIPSSVISDYRFVNTYVLSLISEFTSSVSSLVNTTLELDLVNLSKKDVFSRQDLLLLKGEISFVNIAKASYPVFLLFPKDLFPLLVDSLLSNSKLSKYPHELVGKLINSAVDWDIVKFFWNHLFSVLEEVTTREFAKVKAIITGYENNSAEVVAYSLKHSLFWADINFKLHIWKFPVSLAIDYDFLEICDLLYQGILKERVKGWKEILREKVMNSSVEVEARIFYPFTLRKLLSLKKGDVLSFSPEDVSLVINGEPKFRTKLGTVENNLLAVTIANDEKQEGEKQLKEVGSHESA, encoded by the coding sequence ATGGAAAGAAAAAACAGCGGTAACGGTAAGTTCTTAAACGGTAATACTCTAAGGGAAGTTCTATCGGACGAAGAACTCTTAGCACTTCTTGATGAAGTTCCGGCCGTAAAAAGAAAGGAAGAAAAGGGGAGAGCACCATCTACAAAAGAAGACATTACAGTTTCAGAAGGCGAAACAAGCAATATCTCAAAGGGATTAGACAAAATTCCCTCTTCTGTGATTTCAGACTACAGATTTGTAAATACCTATGTCCTTTCTCTAATCAGCGAGTTTACATCTTCCGTTTCTTCTTTAGTCAATACTACCTTAGAGTTAGACTTAGTGAACTTATCAAAAAAAGACGTTTTTTCTAGGCAAGACCTCCTTCTTTTAAAAGGTGAAATCTCCTTTGTTAACATTGCTAAAGCTTCATATCCCGTATTTCTACTATTTCCGAAAGACCTTTTTCCTCTTTTGGTGGATTCTCTTTTAAGCAATTCCAAACTCTCAAAGTATCCACATGAACTTGTCGGAAAGCTAATAAATTCTGCTGTTGACTGGGACATAGTTAAATTTTTCTGGAATCATCTATTTTCAGTCTTAGAAGAGGTAACAACAAGAGAGTTTGCAAAGGTAAAAGCAATAATTACAGGATACGAAAACAACTCGGCCGAAGTAGTTGCTTACTCCCTAAAGCATTCTCTTTTTTGGGCAGATATAAATTTTAAACTACACATATGGAAGTTTCCAGTTTCCTTAGCTATAGACTACGACTTTTTGGAGATTTGCGACCTTTTGTATCAAGGAATCTTGAAAGAAAGAGTCAAAGGTTGGAAAGAGATTTTAAGAGAAAAAGTTATGAATTCTTCCGTAGAAGTTGAAGCAAGAATTTTCTATCCTTTCACTTTGAGAAAGCTGCTATCTCTTAAGAAAGGAGACGTTTTAAGCTTTTCACCCGAAGACGTAAGTTTAGTTATAAACGGAGAACCAAAGTTTAGAACAAAGCTTGGAACTGTGGAAAACAATCTGCTGGCTGTTACCATAGCAAACGATGAAAAACAGGAAGGCGAAAAACAGCTTAAAGAGGTGGGTAGTCATGAGTCTGCTTAA
- a CDS encoding flagellar hook-basal body complex protein FliE, which translates to MEVKGIKLKLLNGQELRNGKASDKSYKSFAETLKDEVEKLNQVVKKAEFKAVEIASGKNDDILGAVVAATEAELAVKAAVQIRNKILQTYQTFVHMQV; encoded by the coding sequence ATGGAAGTAAAAGGGATAAAGTTAAAGCTCTTAAATGGTCAAGAATTAAGAAATGGTAAAGCCTCAGACAAAAGCTATAAGAGTTTTGCTGAAACTTTGAAGGATGAGGTTGAGAAGTTAAATCAAGTAGTTAAAAAGGCTGAGTTCAAGGCTGTAGAGATTGCAAGCGGTAAAAACGATGACATTCTAGGGGCAGTAGTTGCCGCAACTGAAGCTGAGCTTGCCGTCAAAGCTGCAGTCCAGATTAGAAACAAAATCTTGCAAACATACCAAACTTTCGTACACATGCAGGTCTAA
- the tnpA gene encoding IS200/IS605 family transposase, whose translation MGKVNLKPNIRRGRTCVYNCNYHIVFSTKYRRKVLTPEVEDYLKKVIVETGVEKGFEVAMVEVGEQDHVHLFVSAHPKIAPSYIVKMVKGISARKLFLKFPELKKKLWKGHLWNPSYYIETIGSISEDVIGKYIENQKRK comes from the coding sequence ATGGGAAAAGTGAACTTGAAACCCAACATAAGAAGAGGGAGAACCTGCGTATATAACTGCAACTACCACATAGTTTTTTCAACCAAGTACAGGCGGAAAGTCTTAACTCCCGAAGTGGAAGATTATCTCAAGAAAGTAATAGTAGAAACAGGAGTAGAAAAAGGTTTTGAAGTAGCGATGGTGGAAGTAGGAGAACAAGACCACGTTCACCTCTTTGTATCAGCACACCCGAAAATAGCTCCTTCATACATAGTAAAGATGGTAAAGGGAATAAGTGCAAGAAAACTGTTTTTAAAGTTTCCAGAGCTTAAAAAGAAATTGTGGAAAGGACATTTGTGGAATCCGTCCTACTATATAGAAACAATAGGTTCAATTTCTGAAGATGTGATAGGCAAATATATAGAGAATCAGAAGAGGAAATAG
- a CDS encoding rod-binding protein, whose protein sequence is MSSIFSISEVKTILDAKSPEKQIRKAATEFEAIFIQKILAELSSTEENPFFSSQTRFWENLFFVQLGEEIAEAGGIGLKKFIVEAFKRNSG, encoded by the coding sequence ATGAGCTCCATCTTTTCTATCTCTGAGGTTAAGACGATTCTTGATGCTAAGAGCCCGGAAAAACAAATCAGGAAGGCGGCAACAGAGTTTGAAGCGATTTTCATACAAAAGATTTTAGCAGAACTCTCCTCTACAGAGGAGAACCCATTCTTTTCTTCTCAAACCCGTTTTTGGGAGAATCTATTTTTTGTTCAGCTCGGAGAAGAAATCGCCGAAGCTGGAGGTATAGGACTTAAAAAGTTTATCGTAGAAGCCTTTAAAAGGAATTCGGGCTAA